The genomic region GGCGGCGCCTGCAGGGCATCCGGCTGCACTCCGACACCTCGGGGGTCACCCTGTCGCGCGGGCGGCCGCGCGGGCCGGGGATGGTGGCGATGCTGGCCGCCGGCTACCTCGCGCCCGCCGCCGTCGGGCTCGGCGCGGCCCTGCTGCTCGCCGACGGGCGCGGCCTCGCGCTGCTGTGGCTGCTGGTGGCGCTGCTGGTCGCGCTGCTGGTGTGGGTGCGCAACGTGTACGGCGTGGTGGTGCTCGTCGTCGCGGGCGCCGGCGTGGTCGCGGTGACCTGGTGGGCGCCGCCGCTGGCGCAGTCGGTGCTGGCCCTGCTGGTGGCCTGGCTGCTGCTGCTCGCCGCGCCCCGGCCGCTGCTGGAGCTGTGGGGGCGCGGCGCGCGGGGGCGACGGGGCTCCGACCCGGACCAGCTGGCCCGGCTGACCCGGCTGCCCTCGGTGCTGTGGGTGGCGCTGATGCTGCTGGCCAACCTCGCCGGGCTCGTCGTCGGCGTCGCGACCCTGGCCCCCGACCTGCTGCAGCGCTGAACCGGTTGGTGTGCCGCGCCCGCGCCTGCCTATCCTTTGCCGTCCGGCGCTCTCGCCGGGCTGCAGACCCGACGACGACCAGAGACCGAGGACGCTGCTGTGCCCAGAGGCAAGGTGAAGTGGTACGACGCCGACAAGGGCTTCGGCTTCCTGTCGCAGGAGGACGGCCCCGACGTGCACGTGCGCGCCGAGGCGCTGCCCGAGGGCACCACGACCCTCAAGGCCGGCACCCGCGTCGAGTTCGGCATCGCCCAGGGCCGGCGCGGTGACCAGGCGCTGCAGGTGCGGGTGCTCGACCAGCCCGCCTCGGTCAGCCGCAACCAGCAGGCCGCGCGCCGCAAGCGTCCCGACGACATGGCCCCCATCGTCGAGGACCTGATCCGCCTGCTCGACGGCGTCAGCGAGACCTACCGCCACGGCCGGCACCCCGACGCGCGCACCGCCGCCCCCGTCGCCAAGCTGCTGCGGGCCCTCGCCGACGAGCTCGAGCGCTAGCCGGCCGCGAGATTCATCGGGTACCCGATGAACCTCGCGCTGCCCGACTGAACCTTCATGGAGGTAGCGCCAGTTCCGTCGGGTGCCCGATGAATCTCCCGCCGGCCGGGGGACCCCCCGAGCCGGTACGGCGTCGGCGCTCAGCCGGTGACGGGCACCTCGCCGGGGTAGCGGCGACTGCGACCGGCGAGCACGAAGAACATCCAGGCCGCGAGCACGGCGAAGGCCACGCCCAGCCCGAGGCGCGGGGGGTCGAGGGGCAGGGCGATGCCGACGAAGCCGCCCACCACCCACGCGAGCTGCAGCGTGGTGTCGCTGCGGGCGAAGGCGCTGGCCTGGACCTTGGTGGGCACGTCGCTCTGGATGGTCGCGTCAAGGCAGAACTTGGCCAGCGACTGGGCCAGCCCGGCGCACAGGCCGAGCGCGACCAGGGGCAGCACGCCGTAGAACACCGTGGCCAGAAGCGCCGCGGCGGCGTCGAGGGCCAGCACCAGCACGACGGTGGTGCCGGGGTGCAGGTTGCGCAGCAGCGAGGCCACCGCCACGCCACCGGCGTTGCCGAGCCCGGCCGCGGCGACCACGAGCCCGATGAGCACCTCGGCGCGCAGGCCGCTCTCGGGAGGGTTCTCGCGCAGCAGGAAGGCCATGAACATCAGCAGGAACCCGCTGAGCCACCGGGGCCCGCAGTTGGCGCGCAGCGCGAAGGCGACCGAGGTCGGGATGCGGGTGCGGGGACGGGCGCCGGCCGGGGCGGACCCCCGGCGCCCCGGCGCCGGTGCGTCGACGCGCACCGAGTCGCCGGGCGCCATCAGCACCAGCACCTCCTCGCCGACCGAGGAGTCCACGCGCTCGGGCAGCTTGATGGCGAAGACGGTGGCCACCACGAAGAGCACGAACGCGTAGCGCAGCGACCACTCCGGGCCGACGAGCGAGGCCAGCCCCGCCAGCGGCGCCGAGATGGTGGCGCCGAGGATGCCCGAGAGCGAGACCCGGCCGTTGGCCTTGACCAGCGACACCCCCCGCGGCAGCAGGCGGGGCACCGCGGCGGCCCTGGTCACGCCGTAGGCCTTGGAGGAGACCAGCACGCCCAGTGCGGCGGCGAAGAGCCACGGCGAGTCGCCGGTGACCGCGCCCGCCAGGCCCCAGCACAGGAAGGCGCGGATCGCCATGGTCGAGCCGATGGCCCACCTGCGCCCGTGGCTGAACCGGTCGAGGAACGGCCCGATCAGCGGGGCCACGATGGCGAAGGGCAGCATGGTCAGGCCCAGGAAGAGCGCCACCTGGCCGCGGGCCTCGCCCGAGGGGACGGTGAAGAACAGGCTGCCGGCCAACGAGATCGCGACCGCCGCGTCGCCGGCGGTGTTGAAGAAGTGCAGGTAGAAGAGCCGGTTGAGGCCCGACTGCTCGGCGCCCTCGGCGTTGGCGGCCCGCTGGGCCTGGCGCCCGACGTACCGGCTGGCCCGCGTGGTGGCCCGGGTGGCGCCGCGTGCCGCGCTCGCGGCGCCGCGAGCCGTCACCCTGGCGCCGGAGCCCAGGCCCCGGCCGACCGCGCGGGCGCGCTCGCCGGAGGACCCCGACGGGGCCCCGGCGGCGTCGTGGTCGGGGCGCTGCGACGGCATGGGCACATCCTGCCTGGTGGCCCCGATGGCGCGTGCGCCAGCACGCCGCGAGCCGCGGGGGAGGGGGCGCCCTCGCCGGGAGGTGGGGCCAGCAGGCATGATGTCGGGCCGTGAGCACCATCGCCCGGGTCAAGCCCGATGCCGTCGCCGTCGCTGCCGTCGAGGTGGCGCGCGAGGCCCTCGTCTCCGACGTGGGTGCTGCCGACGTCGGCGAGCACCTCGGCCACGTCGTCGAGGCCGAGCGCGTCGTCACCCACCAGTTCGCCTGCACCCGAGCCGGGTACGTCGGGTGGCGCTGGTCGGTGACCGTGGCCCGCGCCCCGCGCCAGAAGCACGTCACCATCGACGAGGTCGTGCTGATCCCCGGCGACGAGGCGATCGTCGCGCCCCCGTGGGTGCCCTACCGCGAGCGGATGCAGCCCGGCGACATGGGCCCCGGCGACCTGCTCCCGGTCGACGAGGACGACCCGCGCCTGGTGCCGACCTACTTCTTCGGCGACGACCCGCTCGACACCGACGACAAGGCCCAGGTCCGCCAGGTCGCCCAGGACCTCGGCCTGGGGCGCGTGCGCACGCTGTCGCCGGAGGGCCGCGACCTCGCCGCCCAGCGGTGGTACGACGGCGAGCAGGGCCCCGAGTCCACCCTGGCCAAGCAGGCCCCCGACAGCTGCTGGTCCTGCGGGTTCCTGGTGCGCCTGGCCGGGCCGCTCTCCGAGGCCTTCGGGGTCTGCGCCAACGGCAACGCCAACGACGACGGTCGCGTGGTGGCCTTCGGCCACGGCTGCGGAGCCCACTCCGAGGTGCGCCTGGCCAAGAAGCACGAGCCGCAGCCGCTGCCCGAGCACGTCTTCGACACCCTCGCGCTGGACCCGCTCGAGGGGCGGCGGCGCTAGCCAGCCCCGGCGCCGACGCTCAGGCGTCGGCGGTGAACACCCACACGGCGTACTCGTCCGAGGGCGCTGCCAGCTCGTAGGAGCCGAAGCGGTGCTGCACGCGCAGCCCGGCCGCGGCGGCGTCCTGCACGAACTCCTCGGGCGGGTAGCTGCGGGCGTGCTCGGGCCCGCCGACGAGGTGGTAGCCGACCAGGAGCCGCCCACCGGGCGCCAGCCGGGCCCGCATCGTGGCCAGCGCCTGCCGTTCGGTGCCCTCGGCGAGGAAGACGACCACGTTGCCGACGCAGACCACCAGGTCGACCTGGTGCGCCCGGTCGCCGAGGACGCCGCCCACCCGGGCGTCGTCGAGCTCGAGCAGGTCGGCCTGCACCACGTCGACCGTCGGGTACGTCGCTCGGCACTGGGCGACCAGCCCGCCGTCGGGCTCGACGGCCGTGACCCGGTGCCCACGCGCCTGCAGGGCGGCGCTGACGCGGCCCATCCCGGCCCCCACGTCGAGCACCCGGGCCCCGCGCGGCAGCAGCGCGTCGGCGAGCCGGGCCTCCCCGTCGACGTCCTGGCCGGTGGCCACGAGCTCGGCGAAGCGTCGGCCGAAGCCCTCGGTGGCCTGGGGTCCCGAGCGGGCCCAGCGGCTGGGCGGCGGGTCCGCGTGGGTGCTCATGCCGACGGCTCGTCGAGCTCGCGGCGGGTGGCGCGCCGGCGCCGGCAGTACTCCAGCCCGAGCAGCCCCAGCCCGAAGCCGGTCAGGCAGGTCCACACCCACCAGGTGCGGTCCTGCGCCTGCAGCTCGCCGTAGAATGGCAGCAGCGCCACGAACCCGACCAGCCACAGCGCGGTGCCGACCTCGACCGTGCGCACCCCGTCGACGTCGAGGGGCTCGACGTCGGCCACGAGGAAGGTCCGGTTGCCGATCTCGTGCTTGCCGGGCTGGTCGTCGCGCAGGTCCACGCCGCGACTCTAGTGGCCACGACCACCCGGTCCCGACCCGCGTGGCGGCGGCAGGGCGGCTGCTGGGATGCTTGGCGCCCGTGAGCACCCCCACGGCGCCGGCCAGGTCCGGTATCGACGGCTTCTTCAAGATCTCCGAGCGCGGCTCGACCCTCGGACGGGAGGTGCGCGGCGGTGTCGTGACCTTCCTGACGATGGCCTACATCGTCGTGCTGAACCCGCTGATCCTCGGGTTCGTCGCCGACTCGGAGGGCAACTACCTGGGCGGCGGGCCCGGCGACGGGTCGAACCTGCCGGCGATCGCGGCCGGCACCGCGCTGGTCGCGGGCGTGCTGACGATCCTGATGGGCTCGCTGGCCAACTTCCCGCTGGCCCTGGCGGCCGGGCTGGGCCTCAACGCCTTCGTCGCCTTCTCGGTGGCCACCCAGTCGACCTGGGCCGACGCGATGGGCCTGGTGGTGCTCGAGGGCATCGCGATCCTGGTGCTGGTGCTCACCGGCTTCCGCACCGCGGTCTTCCACGCCGTGCCCACCCAGCTCAAGGTCGCGATCTCGGTCGGCATCGGGCTGTTCATCGCCCTCATCGGCTTCGTCGACGCCGGCTTCGTCAGCCGCATCCCCGACGCCGCGGGCACCTCGGTGCCCGTGCAGCTGGGCACCACCGGCACCCTCTCGGGCTGGCCGGTCCTGGTCTTCGCGGGCGGCCTGGTGCTGCTGGTGGCCCTGTGGGTACGCCGGGTGCGCGGCGCGATCCTGATCGCGATCCTGGCCACCACCGTCGTGGCGCTCGTCCTCGAGGCGGTGCTCGAGCTGGGTGCGCGCAACGACAACCCGGGCGGCTGGTCGCTGACCGTGCCGCGCTTCGACGGCTTCGTCGACCTGCCCGACTTCGGCACCCTGGGGCAGTTCTCGCTGTTCGGCGCGTTCACCTCGATCGGTGTCGTGGCCGCGCTGCTGCTGGTCTTCTCGCTGATGCTGGCCGACTTCTTCGACACCATGGGCACGATGACCGCCATCGGCGCCGAGGCGGGACTCAACGACGAGGAGGGCACCCCGCCGCGGATGCAGCGGATCCTGGTCGTCGACTCGGTGGCCGCCATCGCCGGTGGTGCGGGTGGCGTCTCGTCCAACACCTCCTACATCGAGTCCGCCTCGGGCGTCGGCGAGGGGGCGCGCACCGGGCTCGCCTCCGTGGTGACCGGCCTGCTCTTCCTACTCACGATGTTCTTCACCCCGGTCGTCTCGGCGATCCCGTCCGAGGCGGCCGTGCCGGCGCTCGTGCTCGTGGGCTTCCTGATGATGCAGCAGGTCACCGAGATCACCTGGTCCGACGTCGAGATCGCGCTGCCGGCCTTCCTGACCATCGTGCTGATGCCCTTCACCTACTCCATCTCGGTCGGCATCGGGGCCGGGTTCCTGGCCT from Nocardioides salarius harbors:
- a CDS encoding class I SAM-dependent methyltransferase; translated protein: MSTHADPPPSRWARSGPQATEGFGRRFAELVATGQDVDGEARLADALLPRGARVLDVGAGMGRVSAALQARGHRVTAVEPDGGLVAQCRATYPTVDVVQADLLELDDARVGGVLGDRAHQVDLVVCVGNVVVFLAEGTERQALATMRARLAPGGRLLVGYHLVGGPEHARSYPPEEFVQDAAAAGLRVQHRFGSYELAAPSDEYAVWVFTADA
- a CDS encoding cold-shock protein, with the protein product MPRGKVKWYDADKGFGFLSQEDGPDVHVRAEALPEGTTTLKAGTRVEFGIAQGRRGDQALQVRVLDQPASVSRNQQAARRKRPDDMAPIVEDLIRLLDGVSETYRHGRHPDARTAAPVAKLLRALADELER
- a CDS encoding DUF2530 domain-containing protein, whose amino-acid sequence is MDLRDDQPGKHEIGNRTFLVADVEPLDVDGVRTVEVGTALWLVGFVALLPFYGELQAQDRTWWVWTCLTGFGLGLLGLEYCRRRRATRRELDEPSA
- a CDS encoding DUF3027 domain-containing protein; protein product: MSTIARVKPDAVAVAAVEVAREALVSDVGAADVGEHLGHVVEAERVVTHQFACTRAGYVGWRWSVTVARAPRQKHVTIDEVVLIPGDEAIVAPPWVPYRERMQPGDMGPGDLLPVDEDDPRLVPTYFFGDDPLDTDDKAQVRQVAQDLGLGRVRTLSPEGRDLAAQRWYDGEQGPESTLAKQAPDSCWSCGFLVRLAGPLSEAFGVCANGNANDDGRVVAFGHGCGAHSEVRLAKKHEPQPLPEHVFDTLALDPLEGRRR
- a CDS encoding M50 family metallopeptidase; amino-acid sequence: MSPGEVAERLWDEVTSRQPLPDASLVLLSGAVALALVWWPTTWPLVRLGVTVVHEAGHAVVAVLVGRRLQGIRLHSDTSGVTLSRGRPRGPGMVAMLAAGYLAPAAVGLGAALLLADGRGLALLWLLVALLVALLVWVRNVYGVVVLVVAGAGVVAVTWWAPPLAQSVLALLVAWLLLLAAPRPLLELWGRGARGRRGSDPDQLARLTRLPSVLWVALMLLANLAGLVVGVATLAPDLLQR
- a CDS encoding MFS transporter; translation: MPSQRPDHDAAGAPSGSSGERARAVGRGLGSGARVTARGAASAARGATRATTRASRYVGRQAQRAANAEGAEQSGLNRLFYLHFFNTAGDAAVAISLAGSLFFTVPSGEARGQVALFLGLTMLPFAIVAPLIGPFLDRFSHGRRWAIGSTMAIRAFLCWGLAGAVTGDSPWLFAAALGVLVSSKAYGVTRAAAVPRLLPRGVSLVKANGRVSLSGILGATISAPLAGLASLVGPEWSLRYAFVLFVVATVFAIKLPERVDSSVGEEVLVLMAPGDSVRVDAPAPGRRGSAPAGARPRTRIPTSVAFALRANCGPRWLSGFLLMFMAFLLRENPPESGLRAEVLIGLVVAAAGLGNAGGVAVASLLRNLHPGTTVVLVLALDAAAALLATVFYGVLPLVALGLCAGLAQSLAKFCLDATIQSDVPTKVQASAFARSDTTLQLAWVVGGFVGIALPLDPPRLGLGVAFAVLAAWMFFVLAGRSRRYPGEVPVTG
- a CDS encoding NCS2 family permease — encoded protein: MSTPTAPARSGIDGFFKISERGSTLGREVRGGVVTFLTMAYIVVLNPLILGFVADSEGNYLGGGPGDGSNLPAIAAGTALVAGVLTILMGSLANFPLALAAGLGLNAFVAFSVATQSTWADAMGLVVLEGIAILVLVLTGFRTAVFHAVPTQLKVAISVGIGLFIALIGFVDAGFVSRIPDAAGTSVPVQLGTTGTLSGWPVLVFAGGLVLLVALWVRRVRGAILIAILATTVVALVLEAVLELGARNDNPGGWSLTVPRFDGFVDLPDFGTLGQFSLFGAFTSIGVVAALLLVFSLMLADFFDTMGTMTAIGAEAGLNDEEGTPPRMQRILVVDSVAAIAGGAGGVSSNTSYIESASGVGEGARTGLASVVTGLLFLLTMFFTPVVSAIPSEAAVPALVLVGFLMMQQVTEITWSDVEIALPAFLTIVLMPFTYSISVGIGAGFLAYVLIKLVVGKARQVHPLLWLVSALFLVYFAIGPITDLLT